One Ardenticatenales bacterium DNA segment encodes these proteins:
- a CDS encoding chloride channel protein gives MTDTENPPERQISPTIGERLLPLLQRLPLEWAPPAEVILIGTSMLVGLGTGLGAVIFIKLLAQINHLAQWTQTQLGDVTGLLVVMVAAGLVVGFIVDRWAREAKGHGVPEVMEAVALRDGRIRPRVAVIKVLASSITIGAGGSAGREGPIVQVGSALGSTLAQVLHFSDERIRTLVACGAAAGISATFNAPIAGSIFALEIILGRFTVRYFGAVVISAVSASVISRFFLSNQPAFIVPAYPLNHLAEIPLYIILGILAAFVAVLFIRFLYAAEEIFDKWRIPLTFKAGLGMLLTAFVALLLPGRDVLGPGLHLIGEAIAEDFNLPLTLMVVLLGTKLLATTFTLGSGNSGGVFAPSLYMGAILGGIVGTIGHALWPDIVANPGAYAIVGMAAVFSGAARAPITAVLIVFEMSGDYKLILPLMMATVLSTLLAEHLFTESIYTLKLKLRGIRLTSGRDEDVLRGVQVKEVMTCQIDTVSPDTTLATLARLLDRTHIHGLPVVTTENRLWGVVTVSDLDKAIQSNRPLSANVSEIATPYPRLLLAYPDESIGHALERMSVRGLGRMPVVAREDPYQLLGLVRRADIIRAYKLGLNRRAEKQYRTQQAALQNLDGLEFLDVVLGPDDPVVGRMLRDFAGALPAECVLVSIRRDGQLLIPHGNTVFLAGDKITAFVRPEDAGILHNCLHLKTDD, from the coding sequence ATGACGGATACGGAAAACCCGCCCGAACGACAGATTTCTCCCACTATCGGTGAACGTCTGCTACCACTTTTGCAGCGCCTGCCGCTGGAGTGGGCCCCGCCCGCCGAGGTCATCTTGATCGGCACGTCCATGCTCGTTGGCCTGGGAACCGGGCTGGGGGCGGTGATATTCATTAAACTACTGGCCCAGATTAACCATCTGGCGCAGTGGACACAAACGCAGCTAGGGGACGTGACCGGGCTGCTGGTGGTGATGGTTGCGGCCGGCCTGGTCGTGGGGTTCATCGTGGATAGGTGGGCGCGGGAGGCAAAGGGGCATGGCGTGCCGGAGGTGATGGAGGCGGTGGCGCTGCGCGATGGGCGCATTCGTCCGCGCGTGGCGGTGATCAAGGTACTGGCTTCTTCGATCACGATTGGCGCGGGCGGTTCGGCGGGGCGCGAGGGACCCATTGTGCAGGTGGGGTCGGCGTTGGGCTCGACACTGGCGCAGGTGCTCCATTTTTCCGACGAGCGCATTCGCACGCTGGTGGCCTGCGGCGCGGCGGCGGGTATCTCCGCCACGTTTAACGCACCAATTGCCGGCTCTATTTTTGCTCTGGAGATTATTCTGGGGCGTTTTACGGTGCGTTATTTTGGCGCGGTGGTGATCAGCGCGGTGTCCGCCAGCGTGATCAGCCGTTTTTTCTTGTCGAATCAGCCTGCTTTTATTGTGCCGGCATATCCCCTCAACCACCTCGCCGAAATCCCCCTCTACATCATCCTGGGCATCCTCGCCGCCTTCGTCGCCGTCCTCTTCATCCGCTTCCTCTACGCCGCCGAAGAAATCTTCGACAAATGGCGCATCCCCCTGACCTTCAAAGCCGGCCTGGGCATGCTCCTCACCGCCTTCGTCGCCCTCCTCCTCCCCGGACGGGACGTACTCGGTCCCGGCCTGCACCTGATCGGCGAAGCCATCGCCGAAGATTTCAACCTGCCCCTGACCCTGATGGTCGTGCTGCTGGGAACCAAGCTGCTGGCGACCACCTTCACCCTCGGTTCGGGCAACTCCGGCGGCGTCTTTGCCCCCAGCCTCTACATGGGCGCGATTCTGGGCGGCATTGTGGGCACAATCGGGCACGCCCTCTGGCCGGACATCGTCGCCAATCCGGGCGCGTATGCCATTGTGGGCATGGCCGCCGTCTTTTCTGGAGCAGCCCGCGCTCCCATCACCGCCGTCCTCATCGTCTTTGAGATGTCCGGGGACTATAAACTCATTCTGCCGTTGATGATGGCCACCGTGCTTTCCACGCTGCTGGCGGAGCACCTGTTCACCGAATCCATCTACACGCTGAAGCTAAAACTACGCGGTATTCGTCTCACCAGCGGCCGGGACGAGGACGTGCTGCGCGGCGTGCAGGTGAAAGAGGTGATGACGTGCCAGATTGACACGGTTTCGCCGGACACAACGCTGGCCACCCTCGCTCGCCTGCTGGACCGCACGCACATCCACGGTTTGCCCGTGGTCACGACGGAAAATCGACTGTGGGGCGTGGTTACGGTTTCCGACCTGGACAAAGCGATCCAGAGTAACCGGCCGCTGAGCGCGAACGTGTCGGAAATCGCCACGCCCTATCCGCGGCTGCTGCTGGCGTATCCTGATGAGTCCATCGGGCATGCCCTGGAGCGCATGAGCGTCCGCGGCCTGGGGCGAATGCCCGTGGTGGCCCGCGAGGACCCGTACCAGCTTTTGGGACTGGTGCGCCGCGCGGACATCATCCGCGCCTATAAATTGGGGCTAAACCGGCGCGCGGAGAAACAGTACCGGACGCAGCAGGCGGCGCTGCAAAACCTGGATGGACTGGAGTTCCTGGATGTGGTTTTGGGGCCGGATGACCCGGTGGTGGGGCGAATGTTGCGGGATTTCGCGGGGGCGCTGCCGGCAGAATGCGTCCTGGTGTCGATTCGGCGGGATGGGCAGTTGCTGATCCCTCATGGGAATACGGTGTTTCTGGCAGGGGATAAAATTACGGCTTTCGTGCGCCCGGAAGATGCCGGCATTCTCCACAACTGCCTGCATCTGAAAACTGATGATTAG
- a CDS encoding glycosyltransferase family 39 protein has protein sequence MMNPQTKPFPRWPHAALLLILLVGAGFRMAGSRVSPPGLSHDEVANWLIDRRILAGEHAVYFTQAYGHEAGFHYLQAGSITVLGDNALALRLPAFFAGLLLVAVTFTLLRHLFGWEVALPAAALLAVLFWPVFFSRQGLRAITLPVVSGLSAYFWWRGWSSGKWLWWGNAGILAGLSLYTYMAARAVPIFYALYLLYLLLFHRAQLKTRWRQIALFLGLMLLVALPLTLFLLRTPSAEFRISEIDAPLRALRAGDFRPILDNALKFLGMFGLAGDPLWRQNVAGMPVFDPLTATLFYAGLALSLWHWRDTRHAFVLLWLFAGALPSIVTIDAPSFIRIGNSLPVVVLFPALFMHSSAHLSTVFPKLSTDRGKKALSIARNALWVLLLLLHIDRTAGALFSTWPTQEEVQFVWQAGLTEAARTLDETATNGPVAVGGWSPETMDPPTMRLSLPRRDLRLVYFYPGRTLILPAPQPGQTVRVIRPTVLPLDAAIESRLTAWGAPAQPDGAFTLYELPHLPAVQPQQRLDATFGDQLHLLGYDWLPGSAGSLDLLTYWQVQSPNAGARRLFLHALAANGDPLAQDDGLDAPAEFWRAGDLLLFHHHLDSVEQAAMLQLGVYEPPDGPRLLLPDGLDYVTIPLP, from the coding sequence ATGATGAATCCCCAAACAAAACCCTTCCCCCGCTGGCCGCACGCCGCGCTCTTATTGATTCTGCTCGTTGGCGCGGGATTCCGCATGGCCGGTTCCCGCGTTTCTCCTCCCGGCCTCTCCCACGACGAAGTCGCCAACTGGCTCATCGACCGCCGCATTTTGGCGGGCGAACACGCCGTTTATTTCACGCAGGCTTACGGCCACGAGGCGGGCTTTCACTATTTGCAGGCGGGATCGATAACCGTACTAGGAGATAATGCGCTGGCGCTGCGCCTGCCGGCATTTTTCGCGGGACTGCTGCTCGTGGCCGTTACATTCACCCTGCTGCGCCACCTGTTTGGGTGGGAAGTCGCGCTGCCGGCAGCCGCGCTGCTGGCGGTGCTGTTCTGGCCCGTTTTCTTCAGCCGCCAGGGGCTACGCGCCATCACGCTGCCCGTCGTCTCCGGCCTTTCCGCCTATTTTTGGTGGCGCGGATGGTCGAGTGGGAAGTGGTTGTGGTGGGGAAATGCCGGCATTCTCGCCGGACTCTCCCTCTACACCTACATGGCCGCCCGCGCCGTCCCCATCTTCTACGCCCTCTACCTCCTCTACCTCCTCCTCTTCCACCGCGCCCAACTCAAAACACGCTGGCGACAAATCGCCCTCTTCCTGGGCCTGATGCTCCTCGTCGCCCTGCCGCTCACCCTCTTCCTCCTGCGCACCCCCAGCGCCGAATTCCGCATCAGCGAGATTGACGCCCCCTTACGCGCCCTCCGCGCCGGCGATTTTCGCCCCATTCTGGATAACGCCCTCAAGTTTCTAGGCATGTTTGGCCTGGCCGGCGACCCCCTCTGGCGGCAAAACGTAGCCGGCATGCCCGTCTTCGATCCCCTCACCGCAACCCTATTCTACGCGGGTTTGGCCCTCTCTTTATGGCATTGGCGTGATACGCGCCACGCCTTTGTACTTCTATGGCTATTTGCTGGCGCGCTCCCCAGCATAGTCACAATAGATGCCCCCAGTTTCATCCGTATAGGCAATAGTTTGCCCGTTGTCGTCCTTTTCCCCGCGCTGTTTATGCACAGTTCAGCCCACTTATCCACAGTTTTCCCCAAGTTATCCACAGATCGAGGAAAAAAAGCCCTTTCGATTGCCCGCAATGCCCTATGGGTTTTGCTGCTTCTATTGCATATAGATCGCACCGCCGGGGCGCTCTTTTCCACCTGGCCGACGCAAGAAGAAGTGCAATTTGTGTGGCAGGCAGGGTTGACGGAGGCCGCCAGAACCCTGGACGAAACAGCCACCAACGGTCCCGTAGCCGTCGGCGGCTGGTCGCCGGAGACAATGGACCCGCCCACCATGCGGCTCTCCCTGCCGCGGCGAGACTTGCGGCTGGTCTACTTCTATCCTGGCCGCACGCTGATCCTGCCCGCGCCACAGCCCGGACAAACAGTGCGCGTCATCCGCCCCACCGTACTGCCGCTGGACGCGGCCATCGAGAGCCGCCTGACCGCGTGGGGCGCGCCCGCGCAGCCAGACGGCGCGTTCACCCTGTACGAACTGCCCCACCTCCCCGCCGTGCAACCGCAACAGCGCCTGGATGCCACTTTCGGCGACCAGCTACATCTACTCGGCTATGACTGGCTGCCAGGAAGTGCGGGCAGCCTGGATTTGCTCACCTACTGGCAGGTGCAGTCCCCTAACGCCGGCGCGCGCCGCCTCTTTCTGCACGCGCTGGCGGCCAATGGCGACCCGCTGGCGCAAGATGACGGGCTGGATGCCCCCGCCGAATTCTGGCGGGCAGGAGACTTGCTGCTGTTCCACCACCATCTCGACAGCGTCGAACAGGCCGCCATGCTGCAATTAGGCGTCTACGAACCGCCCGATGGGCCGCGCCTGCTGCTGCCGGACGGATTGGACTACGTTACTATTCCGCTGCCATGA
- a CDS encoding DUF1501 domain-containing protein, whose protein sequence is MTRISRRGFLVGCSAAIAAMAGARLNFIAFGRPEGEVNQDILLYVFLRGGYDGLNLMMPIAGTDRAYYEAARPSIKVPANEALMLNSQFGLHPSFAPIYELFQANHVAFIHAAGLTTDTRSHFDAQQFIELGTPGSKATTTGWLTRHLQSAPNLPEGVLMPSLAASDLTPISLQGDFGAAVINSVSNFSYNRGPSTWRNAQRVALRAMYTGNSWLHHAGIQTLDTLDIVEAADPGNYEPANGAVYPGGNFGNQLKIIAQMIKLQMGLRVAAIDLGGWDTHDSQGDGSGGYFSSLLSELATGLNAFYIDMDGAGNQNYTQRLTIVVMSEFGRRLRENANRGTDHGHGSLMFALGGNVNGGVYGDWPGLRNDQLYDGADLAVTTDYRRILSEILIRRLGNPYLGTVFPGYTGYAPLDIVQGEDLPPIVPTPTPTPPPPAQTQNAYLPFVQR, encoded by the coding sequence GTGACCAGGATAAGTCGACGTGGTTTTTTGGTGGGATGCTCGGCGGCAATTGCGGCGATGGCCGGCGCGCGGCTAAATTTCATCGCCTTTGGCCGCCCCGAGGGAGAGGTCAATCAAGACATTTTGCTGTATGTGTTTTTGCGTGGTGGCTATGATGGGCTGAATTTGATGATGCCTATTGCCGGCACGGATCGGGCCTATTATGAAGCAGCGCGACCGTCGATCAAAGTGCCGGCAAACGAAGCCCTCATGCTCAACAGTCAATTTGGCCTGCATCCCTCCTTTGCCCCCATCTACGAGCTATTCCAGGCCAACCACGTCGCCTTCATCCACGCTGCCGGCCTGACAACGGACACACGCAGCCACTTCGACGCACAGCAGTTTATTGAATTGGGAACGCCGGGGAGCAAGGCGACGACGACGGGCTGGCTGACGCGCCACCTGCAAAGCGCACCCAATCTGCCGGAGGGCGTGCTGATGCCGTCTCTGGCGGCCAGCGATCTGACGCCCATCTCGTTGCAAGGCGACTTTGGCGCGGCGGTGATCAACAGCGTGAGTAACTTTAGCTACAATCGCGGTCCTTCCACCTGGCGCAATGCGCAGCGGGTGGCTCTGCGCGCCATGTACACGGGAAATAGCTGGCTGCATCATGCCGGCATTCAAACCCTGGACACCCTCGACATCGTTGAAGCCGCCGACCCCGGCAATTACGAACCCGCCAACGGCGCCGTCTACCCCGGCGGCAACTTCGGCAACCAGCTCAAAATCATCGCCCAAATGATCAAACTGCAAATGGGGCTGCGTGTGGCCGCCATCGACCTGGGCGGCTGGGACACACACGACAGCCAGGGAGACGGCAGTGGCGGCTACTTCTCCTCCCTCTTGAGCGAACTGGCAACCGGCCTCAACGCCTTCTACATTGACATGGACGGCGCGGGGAACCAAAACTACACGCAGCGACTAACCATCGTCGTGATGAGCGAGTTTGGCCGCCGCCTGCGCGAAAACGCCAATCGGGGCACCGATCATGGTCATGGTTCCCTCATGTTCGCCCTCGGCGGCAACGTCAACGGCGGCGTCTATGGCGACTGGCCGGGGCTGCGTAACGATCAGTTGTATGACGGCGCCGACCTGGCCGTGACCACCGATTACCGCCGCATCCTCAGCGAAATCCTGATTCGTCGCCTGGGCAATCCCTATCTGGGCACGGTGTTCCCCGGCTACACGGGCTATGCACCGCTGGACATCGTACAGGGAGAAGATTTACCTCCCATCGTTCCCACCCCCACGCCCACGCCCCCCCCACCGGCACAAACGCAAAACGCTTACTTGCCCTTTGTGCAGCGTTGA
- a CDS encoding DUF1800 domain-containing protein, whose product MTTHSGFISRRELLQMGGAAVVAGTMPAKSGIIQTEQKRTGINAGIPPLPPLEIITLNRIAFGPRPGDLDAFRALGNTPAEQFQAYIEQQLNPDTIDDSELEDKLNAAGFINLNKPLQQLWYELVVNGGDRNLAAEEMERATYMRALYSRRQLAEVLADFWHNHFSVYGFDYAIKPVIIHYDRDVIRAHMLGNFRAMLEAVAKSPAMLYFLDNRVNQVAGPNENYARELFELHTLGAENYLGVMPQQDVPRDEDGRPVGYVDNDIYEATRCFTGWRINDSGLDNTGLFVYYAPWHDRFQKYVLGVYVPPDQADQEDGRGVLNLVAAHPGTARYLARKLCRRLISDDPPDDVVAAAAATFSANLDAPDQLKQVVRTILLSDAFQNTWGEKIKRPFEFVISGLRAMGVDLLLTTDSNSDTFVSTYKYMGQPLFQWPAPDGYPDRKEAWNGSSSTLQRWRMANWLIDWKIDDTYVLDVLGQTPPAVRSPNALADYWLERLLGRPADGDERDHIVSFMAQGRNPDFDLPLDEETTIQDRLRAMVGLIMQIPSFQWR is encoded by the coding sequence ATGACAACGCATTCTGGTTTCATCAGCCGACGCGAACTGTTACAAATGGGGGGCGCTGCCGTCGTTGCCGGCACGATGCCGGCAAAATCCGGCATTATCCAGACAGAACAGAAGCGCACGGGCATAAATGCCGGCATTCCCCCCCTCCCCCCGCTAGAAATCATCACCCTCAACCGCATCGCCTTCGGTCCCCGTCCCGGCGACCTGGACGCCTTCCGCGCGTTGGGCAACACCCCCGCCGAACAATTCCAGGCCTACATCGAACAACAACTCAACCCAGACACCATTGACGACAGCGAACTAGAAGACAAACTCAACGCCGCCGGCTTCATCAACCTGAACAAACCCCTGCAACAACTCTGGTACGAACTCGTCGTCAACGGAGGCGACCGCAACCTGGCCGCGGAAGAAATGGAGCGAGCCACCTACATGCGCGCCCTCTACAGTCGGCGGCAACTGGCCGAAGTCCTGGCCGATTTCTGGCACAATCACTTCTCCGTCTATGGCTTCGACTACGCCATCAAACCCGTCATCATTCACTACGACCGCGACGTCATCCGCGCCCACATGCTGGGCAACTTCCGCGCCATGTTGGAAGCCGTCGCCAAAAGCCCGGCCATGCTCTACTTCCTGGACAATCGCGTCAACCAGGTGGCCGGCCCCAACGAAAACTACGCCCGCGAACTGTTTGAACTGCACACATTGGGTGCGGAAAACTATCTTGGCGTGATGCCGCAACAAGACGTGCCGCGCGACGAAGACGGCCGGCCCGTTGGCTACGTAGACAACGACATCTACGAGGCCACCCGCTGCTTCACCGGATGGCGCATCAACGATAGCGGCCTGGACAATACCGGTCTATTCGTCTACTACGCGCCCTGGCACGACCGCTTCCAGAAATACGTCCTGGGCGTCTATGTCCCGCCGGACCAGGCAGACCAGGAAGATGGGCGCGGCGTGCTAAACCTGGTGGCCGCCCATCCGGGCACGGCGCGCTATCTTGCGCGGAAGTTGTGTCGTCGTTTGATCAGCGACGATCCCCCCGATGATGTCGTGGCCGCCGCCGCCGCCACCTTTTCCGCCAATCTGGATGCGCCAGATCAACTCAAACAAGTCGTGCGTACCATCTTGCTCTCCGACGCCTTCCAGAATACGTGGGGAGAAAAGATCAAGCGTCCTTTTGAGTTTGTCATCAGCGGTTTGCGGGCAATGGGGGTCGATCTTTTGCTGACGACGGACAGCAACAGCGACACTTTTGTGAGCACGTACAAGTACATGGGCCAACCGTTGTTTCAATGGCCGGCGCCGGATGGCTATCCTGATCGCAAAGAGGCGTGGAACGGCTCTTCCTCCACGCTCCAGCGGTGGCGCATGGCGAACTGGTTGATTGACTGGAAGATTGATGACACCTATGTTTTGGACGTGTTGGGCCAGACGCCGCCCGCCGTGCGGTCGCCCAATGCGCTGGCCGATTACTGGCTGGAACGTTTGTTGGGGCGGCCGGCGGATGGGGATGAGCGCGACCATATCGTTTCTTTTATGGCGCAGGGGCGTAACCCGGATTTTGATCTGCCGCTGGATGAGGAAACGACGATTCAGGATCGTTTGCGGGCGATGGTTGGCCTCATTATGCAGATACCTTCCTTCCAATGGCGGTGA
- a CDS encoding TrmH family RNA methyltransferase, with the protein MFRYPVLAREMPADVCPRCGGGTRLAHERWLHQEAEGAPVKLPGPTVLALLDNVRSVFNVGSVFRIADGAGVSHVHLAGITPTPDHPKMRKTALGAENVIPWTYHANSLRAARALREAGCRLWALEGDHPHAVSLFLPAVTDSRPIVLIAGSELTGVDLELLALCERILTIPMQGQKRSLNVAVAFGIAAYELRRGPAPPIAANQV; encoded by the coding sequence TTGTTCCGCTACCCGGTGTTGGCGCGGGAAATGCCGGCTGATGTTTGCCCCCGCTGCGGCGGCGGGACGCGGCTGGCGCATGAGCGGTGGCTGCACCAGGAGGCGGAGGGTGCGCCGGTGAAGTTGCCCGGCCCGACGGTGTTGGCGCTGTTGGACAATGTGCGCAGTGTGTTTAACGTGGGGTCGGTGTTTCGTATTGCGGATGGCGCGGGGGTGTCGCATGTGCATCTTGCCGGCATTACGCCCACCCCCGATCATCCCAAAATGCGCAAAACCGCCCTCGGTGCGGAAAACGTCATTCCCTGGACCTACCACGCCAACAGCTTGCGCGCCGCGCGTGCTCTGCGAGAGGCCGGTTGTCGGCTGTGGGCGCTGGAAGGGGATCATCCCCACGCGGTATCCTTGTTCCTCCCTGCCGTCACCGACAGCCGCCCTATTGTGTTAATTGCCGGCAGCGAACTAACCGGCGTCGATCTCGAACTGCTCGCCCTCTGCGAACGCATCCTCACCATCCCCATGCAAGGCCAAAAACGCTCCCTCAACGTCGCCGTCGCTTTTGGCATTGCCGCCTACGAACTCCGCCGTGGCCCGGCTCCGCCCATCGCCGCCAATCAGGTATAA
- a CDS encoding Rpn family recombination-promoting nuclease/putative transposase → MTELTNPHDRFFKETFSRLDVARDFFAHYLPERVVQSLHLDTLALQSGSFIDAELQEQFADLLYQVALVDDSSAYIYLLLEHKSYVDAQTPFQLLRYLVRIWERDVRAGNPLRPIVPIVVYHGRERWQISRDFAGLFTGPEILRPYWPAFQYELKDLSVFSDEEIRGMAHLQIGLLILKYIFTPLLRERLAEILALFADLAETETALEYLGTVLYYISRTYTYLAPEEMVAVVQAAFDEKGSEIMQTVADYWIKQGVEQGFEKGIEQGIEQGLERGLERGLERGLERGRVQTLQENILEMLQLRFGPLPDQVAEQVKALSQPDVLRQLLRQTFTAETLRDFVGKMPASPPPTT, encoded by the coding sequence ATGACGGAGCTAACCAATCCCCACGACCGATTTTTCAAAGAAACGTTTTCTCGCCTCGATGTGGCGCGCGATTTCTTCGCCCACTACTTGCCGGAGCGCGTCGTTCAATCTCTCCACCTGGACACCCTGGCCCTGCAATCAGGCAGTTTCATCGACGCGGAACTGCAAGAACAATTCGCGGATCTCTTGTACCAGGTTGCACTTGTAGACGACAGCAGCGCCTACATCTATTTGCTGCTGGAACATAAGAGTTATGTTGATGCGCAAACGCCATTTCAACTACTGCGCTACCTTGTGCGGATTTGGGAACGTGACGTGCGTGCCGGCAATCCGCTGCGCCCAATCGTGCCCATCGTGGTCTATCATGGGCGAGAGCGGTGGCAGATTTCGCGCGATTTCGCGGGACTGTTTACGGGACCTGAAATTCTCCGTCCCTATTGGCCCGCGTTCCAATATGAATTGAAGGACTTGTCCGTCTTCAGCGATGAGGAAATTCGGGGCATGGCCCATCTCCAAATTGGGCTTCTGATACTGAAATACATCTTCACACCGCTGCTGCGCGAGCGATTGGCGGAAATCCTTGCGTTGTTCGCCGACCTGGCGGAAACGGAAACAGCACTGGAGTATCTGGGGACGGTGTTGTATTATATTAGTCGAACCTACACCTACCTGGCTCCCGAAGAGATGGTTGCCGTTGTTCAGGCAGCATTTGATGAGAAAGGAAGTGAGATTATGCAAACGGTAGCGGATTATTGGATTAAACAGGGGGTTGAGCAGGGCTTTGAAAAGGGTATTGAGCAAGGCATTGAACAGGGCCTTGAGCGGGGTCTGGAGCGCGGTCTGGAGCGGGGTCTGGAGCGGGGGCGTGTCCAGACTCTGCAAGAGAATATTCTGGAAATGCTGCAATTGCGTTTTGGCCCGCTGCCTGATCAGGTGGCGGAGCAGGTAAAGGCGCTTTCTCAGCCGGATGTTTTGCGTCAGTTGCTGCGCCAGACGTTTACGGCGGAGACGTTGCGCGATTTTGTGGGGAAAATGCCGGCATCTCCCCCTCCCACCACATAA